CGCGCGGGGACGCCGGCCGGCCGCCGACATGCCCCCTCTCCACGCGGGGAAGTCGATCCGCATCGCCCGATAATTCCGATGTTTCCGCCATCCTCCCGCCGCCGGAAGTAGATACCCCCTTCCCCCACCGGCCGTGACACCACAAGTCGAACGCCCAGCAGGACTTCTGACAACATATGGTATCTTGGACCTCATATGTAGGGCTATGTAGATTCCCATGGGACTCACCCGCCGGTGTTGTCGTATGCCGGCCGTCGAAAGGGCCTGAGCCGTTGATTACGTTCAAGGTCGAAATCGAGCGGGAGGATGACGGCCGCTGGCTGGCCGAAGTCGTTGACCTCCCTGGTGTCCTCGCGTATGGCGACACGCAGCCTAACGCCCTGGCAAAGGTCCAGGCTCTTGCCCTGAGGGTGATCGCCGAACGGCTCGAACACGGTGAGGCCGGCCCGGATCTGCTGAGTATCTCCTTCAACGCTGCATGAGCGCTTGGCCGAGCACCCGTGCTCGACGGGTGCTGGCGGCCTTCTTGAGGATCGGCTGGACGGTCAAACGTCAGTCCGGCTCCCATCGCACGCTCTCCCGCCCAGACTGGCCGGATTTCGTGTTCGCGTTTCACGACGACGAAGAGATCGGGCCACGGATGCTGGCCAGGATCGCCAAGCGCACCGGCCTGCGGCCCGAGGACCTATGATCACCACGCGACCAGATATCGTCGCCCTCGAGCGGACTCGCTCCGCGCCGCCCAGCGCGTAGTTCGGCGCACCATGCGACTCTGCTCCCTGATGATGGAGAGCGTGAATGCCGAGTTGATTCGACGGCGTATTTGAGCCCCGTCGAATGCGTCCGAGTCGCTCAGCGCAGAAGTCATTGAAAAGCGTGGCGAAAACGTGGCCGCGGCCAAACACGGGTTCGAATCCCCTTGGGCCCACCAAACTGTTTTCGTTGGTGTTCTATGCTCGAGGTTTGAGGAATGCCCGACACTTCCTGAACCTGGAGCGCCAGTTTACGCTCCTACGCGGCCCGCACTCGCACCGCTTTGTCCTCGTAGAACGCCACCGCATGCTCGAGTTGCGGCGGCCGGATGCTGGCGTAGATCTGCGTCGTGTCGATCCGGCTGTACCCGTCCGCCGGGCAGGTGCCGACGGGGCGGGGCTGGGCGTTGATGGCGGGAGCAGAGCTGCCCCCTCTTTCACGGGATCATTGGCCGGAGCGTCGGGATGCAGGCGCTGCTCCGGGACATCGAGGACTTCGCCTCGTCCAACTTACCGGTTCTGATCCGGGGCGAGTCCGGCACCCGCAAGGAGCTCGTGGCCGGCGCGATCAAGGGCCTCAGCCGGAGATGCGGGCGCGGATACCGGACCATCAACTGCGCCGACATCACGCCCGAGCTCCTGCGGAGCGAGCTGTTCGGGCATGAGCGCGGCGCCTCGACCGGCGCTGTCGGGATCAAAGAGGGCGCTCCTCCCCCGGGGTGGACGGCGGCACGGTCTTCCTCGACGAGATCGGTGAGCTGCCGCCCAGGGCCCAGATGATGCCGCTCCGATTCCTCCAGAGCGGGGAAGGCCTGGCCGTGGGCGCCACGCACAACACGCCCATAAAGGTGTGTCGAGGTTGGTGAAACGTCGCGGCCCGCGTCGAAAGACCAACGATCGTCAGTG
This Candidatus Rokuibacteriota bacterium DNA region includes the following protein-coding sequences:
- a CDS encoding type II toxin-antitoxin system HicA family toxin, with translation MSAWPSTRARRVLAAFLRIGWTVKRQSGSHRTLSRPDWPDFVFAFHDDEEIGPRMLARIAKRTGLRPEDL
- a CDS encoding type II toxin-antitoxin system HicB family antitoxin, producing MTFKVEIEREDDGRWLAEVVDLPGVLAYGDTQPNALAKVQALALRVIAERLEHGEAGPDLLSISFNAA